In Cherax quadricarinatus isolate ZL_2023a chromosome 35, ASM3850222v1, whole genome shotgun sequence, the following are encoded in one genomic region:
- the LOC128695165 gene encoding uncharacterized protein: MGDQTLYLRWSDHHLTILRLLSIIRDKEQYCDATIMCEGRVFPVHRIVLAMCSSYFENIFNKLDCKNPVIVLADIKAAYLEVLLSYMYSGEATILQRCVSGVLHTASVLKVKGLSEDADDHTDVNLYGEAIPNIQYNQKLSTKNTVLSVQQEKECRNGSADFDSQPAASKQMRQTELSRQTVSSFLVREGTPEINENSEGSLTHSSTLSIVPDSEISLVQSNLVSQNLGELLSLNSVKGDSCHEALMLWRENLLSQDSTHERQTSNTDSAMDHSNKSIVEEIDIKNEIIELLPEECNVNGVGNSMNIDCLHCTRTYSSNQGNDMEGICTSRDQNNIPVAATFQDNRVSQNISPGDVCQTEVVRAVLKQELSGTCIVNGHEDNDVGVAKNSMVVCNGGIASNNSRNLQDPEECYSFPSMTTEDNMEPDDTANCSNCQEHKNGHQSCPEITINNDHNNTALGVSHRAPIDNIFTKSKKNSDANALKSLSGTNHTPEPVKRRRGRPRKLPMVKNEKSGRWAKIVPVVKKERVQPRMVLAVKERGRTKKLETVLSAASSRCIEIHKSRIKNVDLRENADQQFRRETSHRLTRSSTSSKKIVEKADKRLELCENVCLDSDQSLEKNSIYSTLLNTNENDESSASCIVSEVSNEPGPRLNNGYKEEPFACSLCLYTSSSEETLNKHICIHLKDDVYVCRICSFSSKYLKTANRHACTKRKEHSIVCALVSESHEEMSHFTHKGKNSYSCDKCSYKSVKASDLIYHALIHEKPFACEQCYYRCKTNARLKAHRVIHTGEKPFSCRFCSYEGNQYYNMLRHERKMHSREFTIRKFKNYISTKKKISI; the protein is encoded by the exons ATGGGAGATCAGACTTTGTACCTGCGGTGGAGTGACCATCATCTAACAATTTTGCGCCTCTTGTCCATCATCAGAGACAAG GAACAGTACTGTGATGCTACAATAATGTGTGAAGGTCGTGTCTTCCCGGTTCACAGAATTGTTTTGGCAATGTGTAGTAGTTATTttgaaaatatttttaataagCTTGATTGTAAGAATCCAGTGATTGTTTTGGCAGATATTAAAGCTGCTTATTTAGAAGTTTTGCTGTCATATATGTATAGTGGAGAGGCAACCATTTTGCAGAGATGTGTTTCTGGTGTTTTACATACTGCTTCAGTTCTTAAAGTGAAAGGCCTCTCTGAAGATGCAGATGATCATACAGATGTAAACTTATATGGAGAGGCAATTCCCAACATACAGTATAATCAGAAATTAAGTACGAAAAATACGGTTCTAAGTGTACAGCAAGAAAAAGAGTGCAGAAATGGATCAGCAGATTTTGACAGCCAACCCGCAGCAAGCAAGCAGATGAGACAAACAGAGTTATCTAGGCAAACTGTATCAAGTTTCCTTGTAAGAGAAGGCACTCCTGAAATTAATGAAAATAGTGAAGGCAGCTTGACCCACTCATCCACTCTCAGCATTGTACCAGACTCTGAAATAAGCTTAGTACAGTCTAACTTAGTTTCTCAAAACTTGGGTGAATTATTGTCTTTGAATTCTGTCAAGGGTGACAGTTGTCATGAAGCTTTGATGCTGTGGAGAGAGAATTTGTTATCCCAAGACAGTACACATGAGAGACAAACTTCCAACACTGATTCTGCTATGGATCATTCAAACAAG AGTATTGTGGAGGAGATAGACATAAAAAATGAAATCATAGAATTGTTGCCAGAAGAATGCAATGTGAATGGAGTTGGGAATTCTATGAACATTGATTGTTTACACTGTACAAGAACTTATTCTTCCAACCAAGGTAATGACATGGAAGGAATATGTACCTCCAGGGATCAAAATAATATACCAGTGGCTGCCACTTTTCAAGACAACAGGGTCTCTCAAAACATATCCCCAGGAGATGTCTGTCAAACAGAGGTGGTAAGAGCAGTTCTTAAACAGGAGTTATCAGGCACATGCATTGTTAATGGACATGAAGATAATGATGTGGGTGTTGCCAAAAACAGTATGGTGGTGTGTAATGGTGGAATTGCTAGCAACAACTCCAGAAATTTGCAAGACCCTGAGGAGTGTTACAGTTTTCCCTCTATGACAACTGAAGACAATATGGAACCAGATGACACGGCAAACTGTAGCAATTGCCAAGAGCATAAGAATGGGCATCAATCTTGTCCTGAAATTACAATTAACAATGACCATAATAATACAGCACTTGGTGTCAGCCATAGAGCACCTATTGATAACATTTTTACCAAATCCAAAAAGAATTCAGATGCAAATGCTCTAAAATCCCTGTCTGGAACAAATCACACTCCAGAGCCAGTTAAAAGACGAAGAGGACGGCCAAGGAAGTTACCAATGGTTAAAAATGAAAAAAGTGGAAGATGGGCGAAGATTGTACCAGTAGTTAAAAAAGAAAGAGTACAGCCTAGGATGGTACTAGCAGTTAAAGAAAGAGGACGAACAAAAAAATTGGAAACTGTCCTTTCAGCTGCAAGCTCTCGATGCATAGAAATTCATAAGTCACGGATTAAAAATGTGGATCTACGAGAAAACGCTGATCAACAGTTTCGAAGAGAAACTTCACATAGATTGACTCGCTCCAGTACGTCTTCAAAAAAG ATTGTGGAGAAAGCAGACAAGAGACTAGAACTTTGTGAGAATGTCTGCCTTGATTCTGATCAGTCATTAGAGAAGAACTCCATCTACAGCACCTTGCTGAATACAAATGAGAATGATGAAAGTAGTGCCTCTTGTATTGTAAGTGAAGTATCTAATGAACCAGGTCCTAGATTAAATAATGGCTACAAAGAAGAGCCTTTTGCTTGTAGTCTCTGTCTTTATACATCCAGTTCAGAAGAAACTCTGAACAAACATATTTGTATTCATTTGAAAGATGATGTGTACGTATGCCGTATTTGTtcattttcatcaaaatatttaaAAACTGCAAATAGACATGCTTGCACTAAAAGAAAGGAGCATTCAATTGTTTGTGCTCTAGTCAGTGAATCGCATGAAGAAATGAGTCATTTTACTCATAAAGGTAAAAATTCTTACTCTTGTGATAAGTGTTCTTATAAATCAGTGAAGGCTTCAGATCTAATTTATCATGCTCTTATTCATGAAAAGCCTTTTGCTTGTGAACAGTGTTACTACCGTTGCAAGACCAATGCCCGTTTAAAGGCTCATAGGGTGATTCACACTGGGGAGAAACCTTTCTCTTGTCGGTTTTGTTCATATGAAGGAAATCAGTACTATAACATGCTAAGACATGAGCGCAAAATGCATTCAAGGGAATTTACCATAAGAAAGTTTAAAAATTACATCtctactaaaaaaaaaataagcatttAG